GCGCACAATGTTGCAAAAAGCGGCACTGAGCGCTGCCGGAATATGGGTTGCAGGGAATTCAACCCAGGCGGAAAGTCGTTCTGCGAACGAAAAACTGAATATTGCCTGCATCGGCCTGGGTAATCAGGGAAATGCCAACCTGGGGTTAGTTTCCAGTCAGAATATTGTGGCACTCTGTGATGTCGATGATGCCCGCACAGCGAAGTATGCTGCTCAATATCCAAAAGCGAAAACATTTGCCGACTTTCGTCTGATGTTGGACAAGCTGGAGAAAGAAATCGACGCTGTTGTCGTTACGACTCCCAACCATTCCCATGCGACAATCGCCATCAATGCCATGCGACGCGGCAAGCATTGTTATTGTGAAAAACCACTGGCGCATTCGATTCATGAAGTACGCGAAATGAATCGTGTGGCAAATGAAGAAAATGTCGTCACGCAAATGGGAACACAGAACCATGCCGGCGAAAACTATCGTCGAACGGTGGAACTGATTCAGTCAGGCGCCATTGGTGGTGTCAAGCAGGTTCATGTCTGGTTTGGACGACCCGGAGGCTGGCGACGTTATAAACGCGTCGTGGACCGCCCCCAAGAATCACAGCCGATTCCGAAAACCCTGAATTGGGATTTGTGGGTTGGCCCGGCGCCCATGCAGAATTTTCACCCCTGTTACCATCCCCACGACTGGCATTACTGGTGGGACTTTGGAAATGGCACACTCGGAAACATGGGCTGTCATTATATGGATTTAATTTTCTGGTCTCTCAACCTCAAATATCCGACGACAGTTGAGACGAAGGGACCAAAACTTCATCCCGATTCAACACCGTTCTGGCTCGATTGTCATTGGCAATTTCCCGCACGTGAATCCATGCCACCCGTTGAAGTCGTCTGGTATCATGGGCGTAATACGCCACAACCGGTGTTGGACCTGGGAGGACCCTCATGGGCAGCTGGGATTTTGTTTGTGGGTGAGAAGGGGATGCTGGCCGCCGACTACAATAAACGCATTCTGTTGCCCGAAGAAAAATTTGTTGGCTTCAAACCGCCTGAAAAAACGATCCCCGACGCGATTGGCAACCAGCGGATGGAGTGGTACGAAGCCTGTAAGGGGAATGGAAAAACGCTCTGTCACTTCGATTACGCGGCTCCCTTGACCGAAACGATTCTTCTGGGAAACCTGGCGTTTCGAGTCGGCCAGAAAATTGACTGGGATGCAGAAAAAATGGATGCGGCGAATACAACCGCAGCAGCACAATACATTCAACGGGAATATCGCACAGGCTGGACACTCTAAAATGACGAGTAACAACATGAAAACTCAGCTTTTGAATTTCAGGCAAAAAATGATTACCACTTGCGCTGCGATTCTGTTTTTTATCGAAGGTGCTTCCACTTTGCAGGCGGGACCTGCTTTGCTCCTTGAAGTATCTGCAGGGAAACAGGCACGACAAAACTGCGTTGTGTCAATTCCGGTACCAAAACTGTTGGAGAATCAACAGGATCTGACACTCTTTCGAGTCGATACGGGAACCGAAATACCCGTTCAAATCGGTTTGACAGGAGAACAGCGAGAACTGGTATGGATTTTACGTGAACAATTGCCAGCGGGATCGAAACGAAAGTATCGTCTGCTGGCAGGACCAGGGGGAGGAGAACAAACACCAGGAGTGACGGTGGAGGATGATGGAAAACACTTAAACGTCAAAGTCGATGGCAAGCCCGTACTGACTTACAATCATGCTCTGGTTAAAGCCCCCAAACGAGATCAGGCTTATTATGACAAGAGCGGGTACATTCACCCCTTATATACTCCCTCCGGCAAAGTGATTACCGACGACTTCAATCCCAACCACGCGCATCAACACGGAATCATGTTTTCGTGGCGAAAAATATTGTTTGAAGGGAGAGAGAATAATGGCTGGGATCAAAAATCACAGTTAGGCAAAGTCGAACATAATCAGATCAACTCTTTCACAGGCGGGCCTGTGTTTGGTTCGTTCACAACAAGTATTGATCATATCGATCTGACGAAAAAAACAGGCCCTGTTACTATGTTGAAAGAAACGTGGCAGGTTCGAGTGTTTGCTTTGAAAGATCACTTTCTGTTTGATATCAACTCAGTACAGAATTGTGCAACCGACAAACCAGTTACCATACA
The Gimesia aquarii DNA segment above includes these coding regions:
- a CDS encoding Gfo/Idh/MocA family protein, with product MNSSNQITRRTMLQKAALSAAGIWVAGNSTQAESRSANEKLNIACIGLGNQGNANLGLVSSQNIVALCDVDDARTAKYAAQYPKAKTFADFRLMLDKLEKEIDAVVVTTPNHSHATIAINAMRRGKHCYCEKPLAHSIHEVREMNRVANEENVVTQMGTQNHAGENYRRTVELIQSGAIGGVKQVHVWFGRPGGWRRYKRVVDRPQESQPIPKTLNWDLWVGPAPMQNFHPCYHPHDWHYWWDFGNGTLGNMGCHYMDLIFWSLNLKYPTTVETKGPKLHPDSTPFWLDCHWQFPARESMPPVEVVWYHGRNTPQPVLDLGGPSWAAGILFVGEKGMLAADYNKRILLPEEKFVGFKPPEKTIPDAIGNQRMEWYEACKGNGKTLCHFDYAAPLTETILLGNLAFRVGQKIDWDAEKMDAANTTAAAQYIQREYRTGWTL
- a CDS encoding PmoA family protein, which gives rise to MKTQLLNFRQKMITTCAAILFFIEGASTLQAGPALLLEVSAGKQARQNCVVSIPVPKLLENQQDLTLFRVDTGTEIPVQIGLTGEQRELVWILREQLPAGSKRKYRLLAGPGGGEQTPGVTVEDDGKHLNVKVDGKPVLTYNHALVKAPKRDQAYYDKSGYIHPLYTPSGKVITDDFNPNHAHQHGIMFSWRKILFEGRENNGWDQKSQLGKVEHNQINSFTGGPVFGSFTTSIDHIDLTKKTGPVTMLKETWQVRVFALKDHFLFDINSVQNCATDKPVTIQKVHYGGMTIRGLAEWHENHQYDYLTSEGKNKTNGNQSRPHWVEMYGPLGAETAGVTILSHPGNFRFPQPVRLHPSMPYFCFAVAAVDAFTIEPGKPYVSRYRYYVHDGKPSAKRDQHLWEDYSHPPTVKIISE